One region of Luteolibacter sp. Y139 genomic DNA includes:
- a CDS encoding hydantoinase B/oxoprolinase family protein: MQWRIRVDTGGTFTDAWAIGPDGVERRAKILSDGTLRCRLVSQENGWWLTDSELALEDGTLAGWICGKVSVLDSRDGARRLKLGGNATDLTVGDILELSCGDEAPVAAARLLTGTPAERVLPPVDFRVATTRGTNALLERKGAPVLFIVTRGFGDLLEIRDQRRELLFSLAQPHRRPLASAVCECGGRLDASGQEIEALDVEEIRGLVRSWRAQGIETAAVALLHAWANPDHERRVGEMLRDEGFSHVCLSSEVAPMIRLLPRAETAVTDAYLAPVMDHFVRRVAGPLGTEPWLMTSAGGLVPASDFRPKDSLLSGPAGGLVGAAELARRAGFPKVLTFDMGGTSTDVARIDGPFTWRQEQEIGSARVFAPALKIETVAAGGGSICCWRNGRLEVGPESAGANPGPACYGRGGPLTLTDVNLLSGLMDPAKAGIPLDRGAAEARLQELLADLREAGEETTVESLLAGLREIAVETMAEAIRGVSVREGCDPRDFALLAFGGAGPQHACAVADRLGVSRVLIPADAGLLSAWGLERARRQEQRIRQVLKPLDGVVSLASEWESLAATVTISDAAFRWMADIRLVGQDSFLTVESSSTSISKGELVDAFAAEYQKLYGYPPSAGRTVELVALRVVAEEKSVDSAGEVFADELVQGPLLLQDRFSTCFIPAGWAVRRGTCGTLLLERGEDEQRQSATGNLPSAVSAGLFRSRFEGVVTAMGEMLRRTALSTNVKERLDYSCALLDATGHLVASAPHVPVHLGALGVCVREVLRVLDPGPGDVVITNHPAFGGSHLPDVTLIAPVFDREGTRIAFVANRAHHAEIGGKAPGSMPADARCLVEEGVVIAPRLLVQGGVLRLSEIEALLREAPWPSRRISDNLADLEAQLASIHHGVRTLEELASVHGGNIVHDELRGILDRSAALMGGRLQGLALDRRVTSSFDDGTPLQLRVKAGDGKLVLDFTGTGEVHPRNLNATPAIVRSAVLFALRLWIGEDVPLNEGLLEAVETVIPRGIFSPDFGDDPARAPAVVGGNVETSQRLTDLLLEALDLAANGPGTMNNFLFGDERFGYYETLAGGSGAGPHHDGSSGRHVHMTNTAITDPEVMEHRFPIRLWKYEIRRNSGGAGRHRGGDGVIRELEFLKPLVISFLTERRLAGPRGLNSGGEGLPGKQVRVHPDGGWEVLPGAVTYRAEAGERVIIETPGGGGWGSV, from the coding sequence ATGCAGTGGCGCATCCGAGTGGATACCGGTGGAACTTTCACCGATGCCTGGGCAATCGGGCCTGATGGGGTTGAGCGTCGGGCGAAGATCCTTTCCGATGGGACGCTTCGTTGTCGGCTGGTGTCGCAGGAAAACGGGTGGTGGCTTACCGATTCTGAACTCGCGCTGGAAGACGGCACGCTGGCTGGCTGGATCTGCGGGAAGGTCAGCGTTCTCGATAGTCGTGATGGAGCGCGTCGCTTGAAGCTGGGTGGAAACGCGACGGATCTCACAGTTGGAGACATCCTGGAACTTTCCTGTGGTGATGAGGCACCGGTGGCGGCGGCCAGGCTTCTGACCGGTACGCCGGCGGAGCGGGTGCTGCCGCCGGTCGACTTCCGCGTGGCCACGACCCGCGGGACGAATGCCTTGTTAGAGCGCAAGGGTGCGCCGGTGTTGTTCATCGTCACGCGCGGGTTTGGCGATCTGTTGGAGATTCGCGATCAACGTCGCGAGCTGTTGTTCTCGCTGGCCCAGCCGCATCGCCGTCCGCTTGCCAGTGCGGTTTGTGAATGCGGTGGACGGCTGGATGCATCGGGGCAGGAGATCGAAGCGCTCGACGTGGAGGAGATCCGCGGGCTGGTCAGGTCGTGGCGGGCGCAGGGTATCGAGACTGCCGCGGTCGCGCTGCTTCACGCGTGGGCGAATCCGGATCACGAGCGTCGAGTGGGTGAGATGCTGCGTGACGAGGGCTTTTCCCATGTCTGTTTGTCTTCGGAGGTTGCCCCGATGATCCGGCTGCTGCCGCGCGCGGAGACTGCGGTGACGGATGCCTATCTCGCTCCGGTGATGGACCATTTCGTTCGCCGCGTGGCGGGGCCACTGGGCACGGAGCCATGGCTGATGACGAGTGCCGGTGGCTTGGTGCCGGCGAGTGATTTTCGTCCGAAGGATTCGCTGCTTTCGGGGCCGGCGGGTGGGCTGGTCGGTGCGGCTGAACTCGCCAGGCGGGCCGGGTTTCCGAAGGTGCTCACTTTTGACATGGGTGGGACCAGCACGGACGTGGCGCGGATTGATGGGCCTTTCACGTGGCGACAGGAGCAGGAAATTGGTTCAGCACGGGTGTTCGCACCGGCATTGAAGATCGAGACGGTGGCGGCTGGTGGGGGATCGATCTGCTGTTGGCGAAATGGACGTCTTGAAGTGGGTCCGGAGAGCGCCGGGGCGAATCCGGGGCCTGCGTGCTATGGGCGGGGTGGTCCTTTGACGCTGACGGATGTGAACTTGCTGTCAGGGCTGATGGATCCGGCGAAAGCCGGGATCCCGCTCGATCGGGGCGCGGCCGAGGCTCGTCTTCAAGAGCTTCTGGCCGATCTCCGTGAAGCGGGTGAGGAAACCACGGTGGAGAGCTTGCTTGCCGGCCTGCGCGAGATCGCCGTGGAGACGATGGCGGAGGCGATCCGCGGTGTCAGTGTCCGTGAGGGCTGTGATCCGCGTGACTTTGCCTTGCTCGCCTTTGGCGGTGCCGGGCCACAGCATGCTTGTGCGGTAGCCGATCGTCTCGGCGTATCCCGCGTGCTAATTCCCGCTGATGCGGGGTTGCTCAGTGCCTGGGGACTTGAGCGTGCGCGTCGGCAGGAGCAGAGGATCAGACAAGTGCTGAAGCCTTTGGACGGTGTTGTGTCCCTTGCCTCCGAGTGGGAATCGCTCGCTGCAACGGTCACCATTTCCGACGCTGCCTTTCGCTGGATGGCGGATATTCGTCTCGTTGGTCAGGACAGCTTTCTCACTGTGGAGTCATCGTCGACCTCCATCTCCAAAGGTGAACTCGTCGACGCCTTTGCTGCCGAGTATCAGAAGCTCTACGGCTATCCGCCATCAGCGGGGCGAACGGTGGAACTCGTGGCCTTGCGTGTGGTCGCGGAAGAGAAGTCCGTGGACTCCGCCGGGGAAGTCTTTGCCGATGAACTCGTGCAGGGGCCGCTGCTGCTTCAGGATCGTTTCTCCACGTGCTTCATTCCTGCAGGATGGGCGGTGCGACGCGGGACTTGCGGGACGCTTTTGTTAGAGAGAGGCGAGGACGAGCAGCGGCAGTCTGCCACTGGGAATCTTCCCTCTGCGGTTTCTGCCGGCCTGTTCCGCAGCCGGTTCGAAGGCGTCGTGACCGCGATGGGGGAAATGCTCCGTCGCACGGCGCTCTCGACCAACGTCAAGGAGCGGCTCGACTACTCGTGTGCATTGCTCGATGCCACGGGGCATCTGGTTGCCAGTGCTCCGCACGTGCCGGTGCACCTCGGGGCGCTGGGCGTGTGCGTCCGTGAGGTGCTGCGCGTGCTCGATCCGGGACCGGGAGATGTCGTGATTACGAATCATCCCGCGTTTGGAGGCTCGCACTTGCCGGATGTGACGCTGATCGCTCCTGTGTTTGATCGGGAGGGAACGCGGATCGCCTTTGTGGCGAATCGCGCGCACCATGCGGAGATCGGAGGCAAGGCTCCGGGCTCGATGCCTGCGGACGCGCGCTGCTTGGTGGAGGAAGGTGTGGTGATTGCGCCTCGTTTGTTAGTCCAAGGCGGCGTTCTTCGGTTGTCCGAGATCGAGGCTTTGCTGCGAGAGGCACCATGGCCATCGCGGCGCATCTCCGACAATCTCGCCGACCTCGAGGCCCAACTCGCTTCGATTCACCATGGCGTCCGCACCCTCGAAGAACTCGCGTCGGTCCATGGGGGAAACATCGTCCATGATGAGCTGCGAGGTATTCTCGATCGCTCCGCGGCTTTGATGGGTGGGCGTTTGCAAGGGTTGGCGCTGGATCGCAGGGTGACCTCTTCCTTCGACGATGGCACTCCGCTTCAGCTTCGCGTCAAGGCGGGCGATGGAAAGCTAGTGCTGGATTTCACGGGCACGGGAGAGGTCCACCCACGGAACTTGAATGCCACACCAGCGATTGTCCGGAGTGCCGTGCTGTTTGCGTTGCGGCTGTGGATCGGGGAGGATGTGCCGCTCAATGAGGGGCTACTAGAAGCTGTGGAGACGGTGATTCCCCGCGGGATTTTTTCGCCCGATTTTGGCGATGATCCCGCACGCGCGCCGGCGGTGGTGGGCGGTAATGTGGAAACCAGCCAGCGGCTCACCGATCTTTTGTTAGAAGCGCTGGACCTAGCCGCCAACGGACCGGGGACCATGAACAACTTCCTGTTTGGTGACGAACGCTTCGGTTACTACGAGACCCTGGCGGGTGGTTCGGGGGCGGGCCCGCATCATGACGGCAGCTCCGGACGCCACGTTCACATGACGAATACGGCGATCACGGATCCGGAGGTGATGGAACACCGCTTTCCCATCCGGCTGTGGAAGTACGAGATCCGCCGTAATTCGGGTGGTGCGGGGAGGCATCGGGGTGGCGATGGGGTGATCCGCGAGCTTGAGTTTCTCAAACCGCTGGTGATCTCGTTTCTCACCGAGCGCCGTCTGGCCGGGCCGCGAGGTCTGAATAGTGGCGGCGAAGGCTTGCCGGGGAAGCAGGTGCGCG